DNA sequence from the Vicia villosa cultivar HV-30 ecotype Madison, WI linkage group LG3, Vvil1.0, whole genome shotgun sequence genome:
CCGATTACCTGCGCGTTACCTACATGGAGGAAACATTCAAACATAAAGGGTGAGTATctcataattattatataagacataaggaataaatATAGTAGTGGTACACAAATAATCAACAACGACCCGTACACCGATACAACGTATCCTCATGCTTCACATACTTACACTTGAACACCATCTTATAATTCAATCacacttatcaattaattcaTCATTTGCATCACGAATAATTAAACATCATTCAATCATGCAATGTCACAAACAATGCAATGCAACACCAATAGACTTATGCACGTTGTACTAACACTTCACTAGTGACTCAGTCACCGTTCTCCAAAGATCCCCGCCAATAAGACGATTCATGCTTGGAAACAGAATACTTCAGAATATCGCACTCAATTTTCACATTGGGATTGATGCCACCACTGGACCATTTTCCTGCAGACGTCACTGGACTATCGTCCTATaatatgctatgaatgtatgatgcACAATTTCACAATAATCAACGACCACGAGTAGTCAAAATGACATCATAATTCATTAATTCATCATATCACATAATCATCTCAACTACACGATTATCACATCCATCTCGATCAAAACAATACACACTTCATAATTGTCATGTTATTCAATCATCACAACTTCATAGAATTACAACAAGCATATACATACATGTAATCGCATAATCAAGTTCCATGTAAACGACTCTCTAAACCCATCCATACATACTTATTAAATTTTGGAAAATTACTTGAAAATTCGTATAAATCATAAGCTTCCATAATCcgatttcatttttcaaaaataacatttttcgttcCACTGGCCTGGGCTAAGCGACCCCTGCCCACGCTACACGCGCTCCATTATGCGTGGCCCCTGTGTTTCTTTTGGTTTCGCGCTAAGCATGCTCCACCGTGCTAAGCGTGCTCTTCAACTTTTGCAGAAAAATTATACGCTAACAGCCTCATACCATTCCAATTTTTCCACCCAAAACCTGTTTTAATCATTATTTCCCAGCGATTTAAGGCTTATTAACCTAGTTCTAACATGTATTTGTCATTAAAAACATCAAATCACATTTTTTCATCACAACTCCAATACCTGTCATCAAACCCTAGACCTTCAAATTAGGCATGACAACAGGGCGGATCGGGGCCGGTTATTGCCTCCCTCAAATCCAAATACAAATTCCCAAACAATCCGCATTCTCTGCCCCGAACCCAAACGGGGATGTAGAATTAAAACTCAAACCCGAAGCAaacgggttcgggtatccccgccctgTCACCATCCATTAAGtgaaatcaaattttttaaataaaaatacatatattttttccaaaatcaaattaaattataaataataaaataaaacaattaattttttttataaatacatttcaaataataaatacaaatcaaaatatcaagaCATTAACtgcatatttaatattctaaattataaaaaataaataataatatacacagTGAAATAAACGGAGCACGTTCTGGTCGAATTTGGGGTGGGTAATAATGTCTCCATTCCTCATATTTTATAATCGGGAAAAACCCAAACCCAAGCAAAGCAaattttccccgtcaacttcggggcgggttcgGATGGGTACGGATTTTGCTACCATGCCTACTTCAACTCCAAAAACATGGTGGATTTGACTCTAGTTCATTTCATCATTCACCAATTCCTCAATTAACAACATCACATGACATACAAACAACATAATCCAAACAATCACCGTTCTAGTTCATCATGATCATCAAATACACAACCCAACCTACAATTATCAACCCCTTAAGGCAAATATAATAATTAGGATGACCCTCATTACCTTAGATTATTAGCTAGCTTGATTCTCTTCCCAAATTCTACGGTtgattctcctttttttcttcttgccctaactctctttctttctttctttctttctttcatgCTTCTCCAAAATTTTTATGATGAATGAATATTCTCCCCATTTCCTCTATTTACTTAGTTAGCCTTAGGACCCCTAATATGGTATCCCTATTTTACCCTTACTAACTCCACCTCACATTATCTCCAGGGGCGGATGTACATTAAGGCATGGTGTTGCTTTAGCCACACCAGttttttccatatatatatatatatatatatatatatatatatatatatatatatatatatatatatataaaatctttTAATTGAAATCGAATAAATTATCTTGATCACTAATTAAATTACATGATTTAACTTGATTAAATTGAATAATTCAATTTAATAAATCGATTTATATaacaaatttatataattattaaatcggttgaattgaaTGATACAATCTTTAAAACTAATCGAAACACCTACTAAatttctaatttttaaaatatcataatttaatAAGTtgattatttaaattcaaattctaaacacAATCATATCATACAACAAAATagttcaaaatataaatttaaataaacttTAAACAAACTCTAATTACAAAATAATCTGAATAACAAAATATTTGCGTTGTCTAAAACATTTAATTTTAAAGAGGGGAAGTTGTTCCAAATAAGTTTTGAACAAGTTTGcttctatttaattttattctcttaaaataaattatcaaaacgACATTGTTTTGTGTGAGAAAAAACAAGCATTTAACTCGTCAATTTCCCAAAATCGTCGGTTCGTTAGTTTTTATCTGTTTTGGACGGTTATGACCAATTCTCACTAATTCAATAGCTTACTTTGTCCAACAATCAAATGAGACCAATGGCCCATCCGATTTCTGATTCGGTCGACCGATCTGtttcaatttttgaaatagaGTCACCACCTCTCCAATTTCTCTCTTCACTCATATTTACTAATTCTTCCTATTTATTAACAATTTTCTCTCACTTATATTTACTAATTCATCCTATTTAGTAGACAAATTTTATTATGAATGATTGCattaaataatattgttttttatttattttcagccaCACTAATATGCAAGGTCTGTATTCGCCCCAGATTatctcctttattttattttaattagatagtAATGCTAATTAGaattttatctattttaataatctaACTAACAACTTAATTCCACTACCCCGCACACATCACACTTAGGCATCACACTTAAGCATCACACATCACATAAACATTACATATACTCATCGATAAATCACAATGACTCATATAATCACCAAAATAACCAAATAATACATTAAATAAGTAAATCTAAATTTTGAGGTGTTACAGGATCTCCATTGAATCGCTTGTAATTAttgattttttgaattaatcaaaagctcattatttcaaaaaaaagaagaagacgaTATAGCCTATATGTGGGTTATTGTAAAATCTGCAATTTCATTTGCGGATCCATTTTCTAGGCTCCCACAATCAATTTAGATTGGATCAATACGTTTATGATTTTTTTCCGAATTGATTTTAGAGATAATAGTTTTGGAGGACTACCTCTAtattttaacacatttaaaattaaacataaataagtaatataatacattaatataCATTAGTATACTAGTATATTATAgcatattgttttttatttttcaaaacatcaTATATGTTCTCAAATTATTATTGTTCCGGACTGGCCCAATGAATAGACATGATCCAATCCACTTATGCACTTAAAACGGCTCAATCATCTTGGCCCAGTCAGCTAAGGGCAAAGGAAGTCCCTTTTCCTCCTGCCTCTCTATCGAGGCCttgaatcaataaaaataaaaaactaataaaatataatattcaaaATAGAAGTCGAACTGGGCCCCCCTTTATGAAAGACCGTCCAATCGCTGTAAGAGAGATGAGTCTGAATTAGTTGACCAGTTAGCCAGATTTCGCCACGCACGGAAAGAGAAACGAGCACCATTGACTATCCAATCGAGTAGCTCCGCGTGTGGGGTCGTACCGTTCATCATCTTCACACTTTTAGAACTCGAAAAATTGCTACGAAAAAGCCTTGATTTTGCCACGATGTCTGCCATGCTTTCTCGTAGCTAATTCTGGAACAATCAAGCCTGCAGAAAAACACGATAAACAAAACAACAAGAACCCAGTCCTATGTTAAATCATGCCCTGAATTTGTTGGCGATGTTCGTTTTTACTAAAAAGTCCTGGAAAACATGATTCAAACAGGTTGAAGCTTCAACAATGGTGAACGCGAGTTCTTGCGTTAAAACTCCCATGTAGAACGTTAATCACGCTCCAATAATGCACTTGATTGGACCTGGAATGTTAGCAATGATTGGGAGCATATAGAGCCACAGATTCGAACTTACCTCACTTACCAACAAAGTTTAAGCGAAACACGATTTCTGATACGCCTTTGGCCGGAGCAAGGGTTCCATTTGAATCCTTAGAACCTCAAGGGTGTGAATGAACGATTTGAATGGATTGAAATTCACCCAAGAGGAAATCTCTCAGTGCCCTAGTTTGCTTGCCTCTTTTGAATGAATGATTAGGGTTTGGAGGCTGCCCTCGTTTTTTTTCCAGGTCTAAATAGTTTGCATATATATATGTGTGATGGATTTTGGTTAAAATCTTGAATCAAATCCTTATAATATTCATGATTGCAATTTGATtgaaaaagttatgaaatatttccAAATTAGTTTAAATATGGCTCATATCTCTCCAATCTTCTTTGCCACGAATTTTGATCCAATTATGATGACATAACTCTGATATTTTGATCACATAATAgacctaaaatcaaatctttgattttccattatttattttaactaaattgaattaaaatgaattaaaaatcaagtaaattaaatcaataataaaaatgGCATGGGATTGGGCCAGGAGACTTCTAACaagattagaatcatgtttggctCAAAGaaatatgggcccatttggaaGAAATCCATTTTTGCTCAATAGTCACTTTATGCACTTTCTTAAAAtttggtcaacttcaacaagtcataactcattcaatttttatcatatggagatcttctaggactttttagaaagcctaagatgtcttctacaagccactttggaacatatttttcattcggagattttatcttgatgatattgctcttgacaaaaaactgctttttgcgagcttctagaaggacctgtaatgttttggctcatatctctcaattgatgcatttttagccttggcatgtgagagaaaaaattgtagagaattaaatttccttcaagataggctttggatggagaatttatgatgttccatgtgaaagttatggctggtcaaaatttagttgacttttagtccaagaaccctaatttagaaacttcgagttttgttgatttctgaactttccttgatgaatcatgatcaaccctttgatcaaatgatgaatgtgacttcaaaatattgatgttgaccaaaaaattaggaattttgactgtactttgaccatagttgacttttaggtcaaattagtcgactgttgaccatttgaactgttgaCTGAGAAATCTTAtggatcagagcttgaaacttggcatgaggatcattTGAAACATATGATAGGacatggagtccacttgaggcatcagaagttgatttctccttgagaaaagagaaaaccttagttggaggcttgttgcttaggagacaggttgcatgcttccttcttgtgtatctttgagcatttgaagatcatatgagtcaaaatattttgaaatatgatggacaaattttagggtatgacagcgagCATCCCTCTGCCCTTCAGAGCACAAATGGAAACCTTTGACGACCAAAGAATCCTAGTCGACCAGGGAGCTTGGACGACATTATGTATTCCCAACTCTTTTCAATACTGCAGCTAGACGAAACGCATCTAACGCCTTGCGTAGGCTTCGATCTGCAGGCTTTAAACGATGTAGTCACCAAACCTTGGGGATATGTAGAGAAGATCATCACCTTTGGGGAAGCAAAAACGGCCAGATCTATCAACATATAATTCTTGGTGATAGACTATCTGTCACTCTATCAATGCATCCTCGGGAGACCCACCCTCGCTGAACTGATAGTCGTACTCTCCACGGTACACCTGAAGATGAAGTGATACACCTCCAAGGGCGTCGTTTCCACCCTACACGGGGACATCGAGGCTGCGAGGAGATGCTTCTAGGTCGTCTCAAAGGGGATGAACTATATGAATGCACCAGTCATAAGGAAACCTATTCTTCCAAGCAACGCGGAAGAATCCAAACCACTGCCACGCATCGACTCCATCGACCTCGACAATCGGTTCTTTATAGATAACTTGAGAGATTAGAAGAAGGACAAAGCTTCGTCGACCATAATGGAGACGACCCAAGCAAAGACTTGAAGATTGGAGCAGGCATCCCCGACTTGATGAGGAAGCAACTCAAAGCCTGCCTCAGGGAGAAGGCGGACCTCTTTGCGTGGAGCGCTTCAAAGATTCCCAGATTGGACCCGGAGATCGCACGTCACCAATCGACTGCAGATCCAGCCATTAGGGCTCTAGCTCTGCGTAGACGTCGACAGTCCCCTAAAAAAATAGAGGCTGCCGAGCAAGCTGTAAAGGACCTCATAGAGGCAAAAGTTATATAGAAGGCCAAGTACACCACTTGGGTGTccaacgttgtacttgttaaaaaataaaatggaaaatggtGTATATGCATTGATTACATTGATATCAATAAGGCTTTCCCGAAAGATGCTTATCCCTTGCCTAGCATAGATAAACTTGTTGATGATACTGTAGATTTCAAACTTGTGTCCTTCATGGACGCATACTCTAgttacaaccagatccccatgGCAAATGGGAACAAGAAGTACACGAccttcatgaccgagtcgggcaactattactacaacgtaatacCCTTCAGTCTGAAGAACGCCGGAGCTACCTACCAAAGAATGATGAACAAAGTTTGTCGAAGAGAAATTAGAGACATGCTCGAAGTATACTTGGAAGACATGATCGTGAAATCGCAAGAGGAATCCGATCACGCGGCCCACCTTAAGAAAGTCTTCGACCAGGCTCGGAAGTACAATATACGGTTCAACACGGAAAAGTGCACCTTCAGGGTACGGACAGAAAAATTCTTCGGATTCTACCTAACAATACAAGGAATCGAAGTTAACTCTAGCAAGTGTAGAGCTTTGTCCGAACTCCCGCCGCCGAGATCAAAGAAGTCAATTCAAACTCTGAACGAGATGTTCACATCCCTATCTTGCTTCGTAGAAAATTATGCCAAACACGTTCTCCCCTTTTTCAAACTTCTCCGCAAGGAGGCAACTTTCGAGTAGACGGTTGAGTGCGGACAAACCCCCCTCTATATCAAACATGCTTTATCAAAACCACCGGGTCCTCAGCTGACCAATTATACAAGGAGACCCTCTATCTCTATCTCGTCGTCACTCTCGAGGCCCTCGGAGCTAAGTTGCTTCCATGTTAGAGTTACAAAATAAAATGCACCAGATTGACAATTACACATTTACACCCCtaattatacttttaattaatataagtaagaatgtaaaaatattaataaaataaagtaaattttcttactaaaactagaaattaacgtaataaaaatctaaatatatTTACTTATGCAGGGAAAGTTTTCTTTTATGTGATAGAAAGTTTTTTCGTTTTATTTTAAGACAATGTTGGAAGAATTgttaattgaaataattaaatatattaaatttaaagtaCTTACTAAAGAAGTGTTGATATACAAATGTGTTGCCCGATTCTTCAAATGTTGCGTTGCGTTGCGTTTCCCCAGCAGAGGAAATACAAAGTTAGTGCCACCAAGAGCTCCTCCAACCACACTAAGTCCCATCGTTCAGGTATGGAACCTCTTTAGTAATGGATTTTATTATCTCATAACACAGTGTCTAAGAATCATGGTCATTGTATGTCTTTCTAGGTTCAATAGCATCCTTGCATTTCTATTTCTTGCGTTTCATTTCTTGCTCAATAGCATTACCCTTTTGAAGATAAAGTTTTTCTAATCTTTTACTACTATAACATCTCTAAAATGGATGAAAGTTTGAGACTTTTTTGTTTCTGTTCTAAATTTTTGTATcacctagtttagtttgtttttctAATCTTTTACTACTATAACATCTCTAAAATGGATGAAAGTTTGAGACTTTTTGTTTCTGTTCTAAATTTTTGTATcacctagtttagtttgtttttctAATCTTTTACTACTATAACATCTCTAAAATGGATGAAAGTTTGAGACTTTTTGTTTCTGTTCTAAATTTTTGTATcacctagtttagtttgtttttctAATCTTTTACTACTATAACATCTCTAAAATGGATGAAAGTTTGAGACTTTTTGTTTCGTTCTAAATTTCTGTATCACCTAGTTTAGTTTCAGAATGGAAGAGggctttgaagattggagaacaAGTGGACACTTGAATGAAGTAAAAAATCAAGAAACTGGAGGTTTAttattttgtcattttcaaatttcaatctaTGAAATATCTTATTTTGTTATTATAttcatatcaaattttaaatgtGTAGATTGTTGTTTTGCCTTCACGGCATGTGCGGCTGTTGAAGTTTTGCACCACAAGCACCCTGACTCTCAAATAAGAGTGGTGCTATCGTGTCAAGACTTGTGGAACAATTTAGTAACAGTCGACCAAACGGAACCTGGGTGTAGCATTCTTGACACTTTAAAATGGATTTATTTTAATGGTTGTGTATTGGAAGAGCATTGTCCTTATTTAGGACGATTGCAGCCTCCTATACCTTTGGAAGATCGCCGGGTAAAATATTCCATTTTTTATTGGAGTGATAGTCCACAACCATTACTTTTTAAATTCTAGCTTTTGTTATGACAATGATATAGATAGCAATCTAAGAAGCAGTAGTATATCAAATTAGAGGTTTAATTAAGTTACATCAACCATTAATCTATCTGTTACATCAATgttttaattaagttaaattattagtaattttCAAGTGGGTTTTTATTATCATTTACCACACttgataaaatttgaaaataattcaATAGTTCGTATTTGTAGTGTATCTAAATAGCTTTTAATTTAGTTGTGGATATTCAAATATTTCTCTTAACCTTTTATTTATGTTGTTGTAGGTTAAAATGAGGATCAAAACTTTGAAACCGGTACTTCGTAAGAACATGGAATATGAAGTATATCGTGGACCAGTCATCGTTGAAATAGATTGGCTTCAGGAAATGGATTTGATTCGAGGGGTAAAATATGTAATATTAATGAAAGTTAGATTaacttagtattttatttaataatttattttttgttacaATAATAGGATGGAATATATTCAGGACCGCTTCGTGCATCAACATTTAAAAATGGCAAAATAGAGAAACACGGGGTGCTTGTTGTAGGATTTGGAGCCCAAATGGAGGGAGATGAGCTGATCAAGTTTTGGATTATCCAAAACTCACATGGATCTGGTTGGGGGCACAATGGATATGCTAAATTCAATCGAGCTAAAATTCACAACAGGTATCTAATCAATGATGGATGGACAGTTGTTGGTATAAGCTATTGTGATTTAGAGGGACATCCATACGAGGAGTTGTGATCAATGGTTCGtagtatttgttttaattaattgttaaaCTATGATGAAACATATAAGTattttgattatgttattttaaaagcTGAGAACACGTGCATAGTTTAGAAGAGTTTGATGTTTGCTTTCTAGACAATTAATGTTAGTATCATATCAATCATAGTCAAACTCCTTTCTATGTTGCAGTATATCTCTTTTTTTGCAATGAATACAAGTTTATGTCAATATCATTTCTTCAATTTTATTGCTATCATCTTCACAATAAATTTCTGTCCTTTTCAAAATGTCTCTTGTTGTATTTCTTCATGAAAtatatgaaattttttgtaaTCTTAATATTGAACTTTTTCATATCAAATACATATTAGTTTTAGAAGGAAAGTGAATTTGATATGGGAAATGTGGACTTCCAAACCCTTAACATGTGTATCTCAAATTGGATATATTGGCTGCCTGTTCTTAACTAGTAGCTGACTGGTTGGTGGTTTGTGTGGTGCTGTGTATGCTTTTGACTGCTGTTAGGAGTTTTTATTCTTTTCATTGCAATATGTTCGGTTGAAAAAATTGTTGCTAGGGCCAAACATTGAAGCTCGAGATTACTCAGATTTGCCGGCCGTGTGCAACTGATAAAAAGTGTCTTCTTCTTCGTATCTAACTTCTGAATGCAATGTATTTCAGTTCCAAAATATGTGATAAAAAAAGTGGAAGTCATTTGTCGCTCTTTCCTTTAGTTTGGACATGAAACTATCACAAGGAAATCACCAATTGCATGGAGCAAAGTTTGTAGCCCAAGAAAGCAAGGAGGGCTTGGCATCATTTCTCTAAGCCACTGAAACACAGCCACCATGATGTTTA
Encoded proteins:
- the LOC131655875 gene encoding ervatamin-B-like: MEEGFEDWRTSGHLNEVKNQETGDCCFAFTACAAVEVLHHKHPDSQIRVVLSCQDLWNNLVTVDQTEPGCSILDTLKWIYFNGCVLEEHCPYLGRLQPPIPLEDRRVKMRIKTLKPVLRKNMEYEVYRGPVIVEIDWLQEMDLIRGDGIYSGPLRASTFKNGKIEKHGVLVVGFGAQMEGDELIKFWIIQNSHGSGWGHNGYAKFNRAKIHNRYLINDGWTVVGISYCDLEGHPYEEL